The segment TCACCTCGGCCCCCATTTCGGCGAGCGCATTTGCGATGTCGACGCCGGTCTGTCCCGTCGATTCGTTCGCGATGTGGCGGACGTCGTCGATAGGCTCGATGGTTCCGCCCGCGGTGATCAGCACGCGCGGTGAAAAGGCCGTCACCGGCGCGGATTTCGTTTCCGCCACGATGGGGGCGGCCGGGGCGCCCAGGCGTTTCGTGATCTCTTCCAAAAGCAGGTCGGGCTCCAGAAGGCGGCCGTAACCCTGCTCGCCGCAGGCGAGGACGCCGCTCGCGGACTCGAGGATTTCGAGTTTCCAATCGCGCAATGTCTGAATCGATTTTTGCGTCGCCGGATGCAGATACATCGAGGTGTTCATGGCGGGGGCGATCAAATAGGGTTTCTTGAAATCGTGGGCCAGGAACATCGTGGTCAGAAGATCGTCGCCGACCCCTTGGGCGATGCGATTGATGAAATGGGCCGAGGCCGGGCAAACCACGATCAGATCCGCCCAGCGCATGGCGTGGATGTGATCCATGGCGTGACCCTTTTCCCAAAGATCCGTCAGGACGGGGCGACCGGTCAGTCCTTCGAGCGTCGCCGCGCCGATGAACTGCAAAGCCGCCGGTGAAGCGACGACTTGGATCTCGTGGCCCTGCTGTTTCAGCTTCGACAGGAGCGCCGCCGCTTTGAACGCCGCGATGGAGCCCGTCATTTTGAAGAGAATTTTAGATTTCGACATTGTCGATCAACCTCACGTTGCCGAGCCATGCGGCGGCCAGTCTGCGTCCGTCCCATTCGCGGATGTACTCCACGCGAAAACCTTTTTCGGTGAGAATCTGCGTGCCGCGCGCAGGGTCGTCCACTTGGGTCAAAACCTGGTGGAGGAGCGGCGCGATTTTGCGTTCCGCATCGCTCAGCCGCACGTTGCGCGAACTCATCGCCAGGCCGTCGGCTTCGCGCAAGGTCGCGACGGGGACGATCTCGGTGGGAACCAAGAGCGCTTCGACCATACCGCGCACGAGGGAAAGCTGCTGCCAGTCCTTTTCCCCGAAGTAGGCGCGGGTCGGCTGCGCTCCGTTGAGGAGCTTGAGCACCACGCTCAGCATGCCGTCGAAGTGTCCCGGGCGGAATTCGCCTTCGAGGGTCTTCGAGACTTCGCTTTCCGTGACCTTGTAACGGTAAGCATCGGGATAAAGCTCGTCGTATTCCGGCGTCCACACCACGTCGGCGCCGGCTTCATCGGCGAGCTCCAGATCTTTTTCGATGGGACGTGGGTATTTCGCCAGATCGTCGGCGTTATTGAACTGCGTGGGGTTCACATAAATGCTGACGACGACGTGCTGGTTTTCCAAACGCGCGCGACGGATCAGCGAGGCGTGGCCCTCGTGCAAAGCGCCCATGGTGGGGACGAAACCCACGGATTCGCCACCGAAAAGGCGGCGGTAGGCGCGCATTTCTTGAAG is part of the Pseudobdellovibrionaceae bacterium genome and harbors:
- the coaBC gene encoding bifunctional phosphopantothenoylcysteine decarboxylase/phosphopantothenate--cysteine ligase CoaBC — encoded protein: MSKSKILFKMTGSIAAFKAAALLSKLKQQGHEIQVVASPAALQFIGAATLEGLTGRPVLTDLWEKGHAMDHIHAMRWADLIVVCPASAHFINRIAQGVGDDLLTTMFLAHDFKKPYLIAPAMNTSMYLHPATQKSIQTLRDWKLEILESASGVLACGEQGYGRLLEPDLLLEEITKRLGAPAAPIVAETKSAPVTAFSPRVLITAGGTIEPIDDVRHIANESTGQTGVDIANALAEMGAEVTLLAAKHAPRSAANLRRREFRTYQDLADALKSELSERDYTHIIHAAAVSDYSVAKVVQGSFEVGGGKIPSGSPLTLELRPNPKIITQLKPWSRNKTAKIVGFKLTSQLSDEEARQKVKTLFDQCPCEFVVQNDQRGLNREKNEHPYQIFRSDLSVAASGTTRADLVQKLSSLIAEVL
- the panC gene encoding pantoate--beta-alanine ligase, translated to MKRITALQEMRAYRRLFGGESVGFVPTMGALHEGHASLIRRARLENQHVVVSIYVNPTQFNNADDLAKYPRPIEKDLELADEAGADVVWTPEYDELYPDAYRYKVTESEVSKTLEGEFRPGHFDGMLSVVLKLLNGAQPTRAYFGEKDWQQLSLVRGMVEALLVPTEIVPVATLREADGLAMSSRNVRLSDAERKIAPLLHQVLTQVDDPARGTQILTEKGFRVEYIREWDGRRLAAAWLGNVRLIDNVEI